One Camelus dromedarius isolate mCamDro1 chromosome 6, mCamDro1.pat, whole genome shotgun sequence genomic region harbors:
- the GJA1 gene encoding gap junction alpha-1 protein — translation MGDWSALGKLLDKVQAYSTAGGKVWLSVLFIFRILLLGTAVESAWGDEQSAFRCNTQQPGCENVCYDKSFPISHVRFWVLQIIFVSVPTLLYLAHVFYVMRKEEKLNKKEEELKVAQTDGANVDMHLKQIEIKKFKYGIEEHGKVKMRGGLLRTYIISILFKSVFEVAFLLIQWYIYGFSLSAVYTCKRDPCPHQVDCFLSRPTEKTIFIIFMLVVSLVSLALNIIELFYVFFKGVKDRVKGKSDPYHATTGPLSPSKDCGSPKYAYFNGCSSPTAPLSPMSPPGYKLVTGDRNNSSCRNYNKQASEQNWANYSAEQNRMGQAGSTISNSHAQPFDFPDDNQNAKKLDTGHELQPLAIVDQRPSSRASSRASSRPRPDDLEI, via the coding sequence ATGGGTGACTGGAGTGCCTTAGGCAAACTCCTTGACAAGGTTCAAGCCTATTCCACCGCTGGAGGGAAGGTGTGGCTGTCTGTCCTTTTCATTTTCCGAATCCTGCTTCTGGGGACAGCGGTTGAGTCAGCCTGGGGTGACGAGCAGTCGGCCTTTCGCTGTAACACTCAACAGCCTGGTTGTGAAAACGTCTGCTATGACAAATCCTTCCCAATCTCTCATGTGCGTTTCTGGGTCCTGCAGATCATATTTGTATCTGTTCCCACACTCTTGTACCTGGCGCATGTGTTCTACGTGATGCGAAAGGAAGAGAAACTGAacaagaaggaggaggaactcaAAGTTGCCCAAACCGATGGTGCCAACGTGGACATGCACTTGAAGCAGATTGAAATCAAGAAGTTCAAGTATGGCATTGAAGAGCACGGCAAGGTGAAAATGCGGGGGGGCTTGCTGCGAACCTACATCATCAGCATCCTCTTCAAGTCTGTCTTCGAGGTGGCCTTCCTGCTGATCCAGTGGTACATCTATGGATTCAGCCTGAGTGCTGTTTACACTTGCAAAAGAGATCCCTGCCCGCATCAGGTGGACTGCTTCCTCTCCCGTCCCACCGAGAAAACCATCTTCATCATCTTCATGCTGGTGGTGTCCTTGGTGTCTCTTGCCTTGAACATCATCGAACTCTTCTATGTCTTCTTCAAGGGTGTTAAGGATCGTGTCAAGGGAAAGAGCGATCCTTACCATGCTACCACTGGCCCACTGAGCCCCTCCAAAGACTGTGGATCTCCAAAATATGCTTATTTCAATGGCTGCTCCTCACCAACAGCTCCCCTCTCACCCATGTCCCCTCCTGGGTACAAGCTGGTTACCGGAGACAGAAACAATTCTTCCTGCCGCAATTACAACAAACAAGCGAGTGAGCAAAACTGGGCTAATTACAGTGCTGAACAAAATCGAATGGGGCAGGCAGGAAGCACCATCTCCAACTCCCACGCACAGCCTTTTGATTTCCCTGATGACAACCAGAATGCCAAAAAACTCGATACTGGCCACGAACTACAGCCTCTAGCCATTGTGGACCAGCGACCTTCCAGCAGAGCCAGCAGTCGCGCCAGCAGCCGACCTCGGCCTGATGACCTGGAGATCTAG